The Stomoxys calcitrans chromosome 3, idStoCalc2.1, whole genome shotgun sequence genome includes a region encoding these proteins:
- the LOC106092568 gene encoding venom dipeptidyl peptidase 4, giving the protein MHFAKQLAIFAILGCYLFTPVVNSPLKNRDNKRPWGLLEALLAGSQIRGSNMTWIADDEFYYTSADRSIHKFNAATGTDSIFVTSEFLETYSSSSSFTLSPDNTKILVRFDVEEIFRHSYIAKYDVFDIASKTAISIHGGEKLQYCAWSPIKDRLAYVYKNNVFIHFDDSVELQITSDGINGELYNGIPDWVYEEEVLSSGSAMWWSPDGSRLAVGVFNDTAVETFKYFLYGEAENPEYQYPKEVDLKYPKPGTNNPVVALRIFDLSLNPTYVTITAPIGIVTNDHILQNVAWTRDQKLLITWLNRRQNIASLQLCTVSGDCREVKRLEEPKGWVSMGNPQCLKQSDNCLFTYWIDNWYQVWKLNLATGENSATKRGNFTVLRLYGYDEVNDKVFYQATLKNDPSIYHVFSNDDCLTCDLKDVDGDACKSAGAVFSKGFSYYTVVCSGPNPSYTKVIETKTNQPIKDWELNAPFREFLDTRLRPVIQYMNVSLDGGFTGFAKLMLPPNLDVNKKYPMIVVVYGGPNSVRVTNGFNVGFEGYMTTNREVIYAMIDGRGTGNKGKDFLFSVNNHLGEFEVVDQIAVTKYLQDNLSYVDRERCGIWGWSYGGYMTARTLAQDNDRVFQCGISVAPVTSWLYYDTIYTERYMGLPTNEDNLEKYLRTSVLEEVENFRNHDFMLIHGSGDDNVHYQQSLMLAKVLQAHDILFEEMTYPDENHSIGNFLPHLYHTMDHFWINCLNLDVPEDDE; this is encoded by the exons ATGATGAATTCTACTACACCTCTGCGGATAGATCCATACACAAATTCAATGCGGCAACTGGTACTGACAGCATATTTGTGACTTCAGAGTTTTTG GAAACCTATAGCAGCAGTAGCTCTTTTACTTTGTCTCCAGATAATACCAAAATTCTGGTACGCTTCGATGTGGAGGAGATATTCAGACATTCCTACATTGCCAAATATGATGTATTCGATATAGCCAGCAA AACTGCCATTAGCATTCATGGCGGCGAAAAATTGCAATATTGTGCCTGGTCACCCATTAAGGATCGTCTAGCCTATGTCTACAAAAacaatgtgttcattcactTCGATGACTCTGTGGAACTACAAATCACTTCGGATGGCATAAATGGTGAACTCTATAATGGCATACCCGATTGGGTTTATGAAGAAGAGGTCTTGAGCAGTGGCAGCGCCATGTGGTGGTCTCCTGATGGTAGTCGCCTGGCTGTGGGTGTCTTTAATGATACTGCTGTGGAGACTTTCAAATATTTCCTCTATGGTGAAGCTGAAAATCCCGAATATCAATATCCCAAAGAGGTTGATTTGAAATATCCCAAACCGGGTACCAACAATCCAGTGGTGGCTCTAAGAATTTTCGATTTGAGTTTAAATCCTACCTATGTCACTATAACAGCCCCCATTGGCATTGTTACCAATGATCATATTTTGCAAAATGTAGCCTGGACTCGTGATCAGAAGCTGTTGATCACTTGGTTGAATCGCCGCCAGAATATTGCCTCCTTACAATTGTGCACTGTGAGTGGAGATTGTCGGGAAGTTAAGAGGCTCGAAGAACCCAAAGGATGGGTCTCGATGGGTAACCCACAATGTTTGAAACAAAGCGATAACTGTTTGTTTACCTATTGGATTGATAATTGGTATCAAGTGTGGAAATTGAACTTGGCTACAGGAGAAAATTCGGCTACCAAGCGAGGAAATTTCACAGTGCTACGGTTATATGGCTATGATGAGGTCAATGATAAAGT TTTCTATCAGGCCACTTTGAAGAATGATCCCTCCATCTATCATGTGTTCAGTAATGACGATTGCCTTACTTGCGAtttgaaggatgtcgatggcgaTGCTTGTAAATCAGCTGGAGCAGTCTTTAGTAAGGGATTCTCCTACTACACTGTGGTCTGCAGTGGTCCCAATCCCAGCTATACCAAAGTTATTGAGACCAAAACTAATCAGCCCATCAAAGATTGGGAATTGAATGCTCCGTTCCGAGAATTTTTGGATACTAGACTTAGACCAGTTATACAATATATGAATGTTAGTTTGGATGGTGGTTTCACGGGATTCGCCAAGTTAATGCTGCCACCCAATTTGGATGTCAACAAAAAATATCCCATGATTGTGGTGGTCTATGGTGGACCCAATTCGGTGAGAGTTACTAATGGCTTCAATGTGGGCTTTGAGGGTTATATGACCACCAATCGTGAGGTTATTTATGCTATGATCGATGGCCGCGGCACTGGAAACAAAGGCAAAGATTTCCTATTCTCTGTGAACAATCATTTGGGTGAATTTGAGGTTGTCGATCAGATAGCTGTCACCAAATATCTGCAGGATAACTTATCCTATGTGGATCGCGAGCGTTGTGGCATATGGGGTTGGAgttatggcggctatatgacCGCCCGCACCTTGGCCCAAGATAATGATCGTGTATTCCAGTGTGGCATATCAGTGGCACCGGTAACCTCATGGCTGTACTATGACACCATATATACGGAACGTTATATGGGTTTGCCTACGAATGAGGATAATCTGGAGAAATATTTGAGAACCAGCGTTTTGGAGGAGGTGGAGAATTTCCGTAATCATGATTTTATGTTAATACATGGCTCGGGTGATGATAATGTGCACTACCAGCAGTCATTGATGTTGGCCAAGGTGTTGCAGGCCCATGATATTCTGTTTGAGGAGATG ACCTATCCTGATGAGAATCATTCCATTGGAAATTTTCTACCTCATCTCTATCATACCATGGATCATTTTTGGATTAACTGCTTGAATTTGGATGTTCCCGAGGATGATGAATAA